AGCCACTGGCAGCCAGGGTATTCGCCTGTTGAATTGCGTTCGATTCGTAACGAAACAAACCCGCCTGGATCACCGATCGCCCATCGAGCGATCGGATAAAGGCATCCGGCACAACCCGCTGTACCTCCGAGAGCAGTTGGGGGCTACTGTTATCGATAATGACGACATAGTTACCGATCGTCCCCAAACTGGGCGGCGGGGTATAGACACTCTGGCTGGAGTCTGGCATGACAACCGTGGGCGAAAAGTCAAATTCCGTCCCACTTGGGACGGTGGCGGGGGGGAAGGCATTGGGGTCGATCGCCGGCGGGGGGGGCGGTAGGGCATCCCAAATCGGCGTCTGGGCCAAACCGGGGGCGAGCGCACTGGCCCCCCAAGTGGCGATCGTCAGGAACACGATCCCCAGATTCTCCAAACATCGCGGCGATCGCCCTTGTGGCGATGGCTGGTGTTGATCTTGAGGTCGATTGGCTTGATCCGGCAACATGAGCGTCCTCCCACCCCGTAGGCAGACCGTGTGGTAAATGGCCTCAGCGGCCCCGATCGGACTCTAATTCGGCTCCGATCGAGCAAAGTCGCCGATAGTCTATCACGCGCAATTGAGAAGGTCGAATGTGATGAGCAGCAGGCTATGGGCTGGGTAACACGACGATCGCCGGTTGCGATGATTAAGGTTGCGATGATTAAGATCGATTTAGGTCTAGTCCCCGATTGAGAATCGATAGTTTATCTCTCTTAGCTATCTCTGCTAACCCTTTTCGCCCGATTTCTGGTTTAACGATCCATGAACTTGCCTTCCTCCCAATGTGCCGCCCCCTGTGTGCCTTCCCCAAACACCACATCCCCGACCAAAGTAGTCGTGGGGTTATCCGGGGGGGTTGATAGTTCCGTCGCGGCTGCACTATTGGTCCAGCAGGGATATGAGGTGGTGGGTCTGACGCTCTGGCTCATGCAGGGCAAGGGACAGTGTTGTTCCGAGGGGATGGTGGATGCGGCAGCTATTTGTGAACAGTTGGGGATTCCCCATACTATTGTGGACAGTCGCGATCGCTTCCAAACCCACATTGTTGATTACTTAGTTGCGGGCTACGGTGCCGGCATTACCCCGCTGCCCTGCTCCCAATGCAATAAGGCGGTTAAATTTGGCCCGATGCTGGACTACGCCCGGAACGTCCTAGGAGCCACCCATGTGGCAACAGGGCACTATGCACAAGTCCGCTATGATCCTGCTCGCGATCGCATGCAATTGCTACGGGCGGTCGATCGCAGTAAGGACCAATCCTATTTTCTCTACGATCTCCCCCAATCCATCCTGGCTTACCTGATGTTTCCCCTAGGTAATCAGCTTAAGCGCGATACCCGCCGGATTGCCCGTGACTTGGGATTAAGGACAGCGGCCAAGCCCGAAAGCCAGGACCTTTGCCTGGTCGAGTCCCACGGCTCCATGCGCACCTTCCTGGATCGGTACCTTGCCCCCAAGCCAGGCGATATCGTGGATCAAGACGGGAACGTGCTGGGCCAACACAATGGCATCCACCATTACACGATCGGACAACGCCGGGGGATTGGCATCTCAGCCGCCCACCCCCTCTATGTCATTGGCTTAGATGTGGCACGGAATCAGGTGATTGTCGGCGATCGTACCCAAGCCACCCAACCCGACTGTACCGTGCGGCAAGTTAACTGGGTATCGATCGCAGAACCCCAGACCCCCATTCCGGCCACGGTCCAAATTCGCTATCGCACGCCAGCTATTGCCGCCACCATCTTGCCGCTTCCCGACGCTCGCGCCAAAATTGTATTTAAGGAGCCACAATTTGGCGTCACGCCTGGTCAGGCTGCGGTCTGGTATGAGGGAGACTACCTACTGGGGGGAGGCATTATTGAACCGGTGACTACGGCGAGCTAAGCTAGTCGGCCTGAGTACTAACTATTTCAAATTGTTACCCTTATTGATTAAAGTAGCGTTCAAAAGCAATACTTAAGTTAGGTTATTGTCTATCAAGAGATTGAGGTCGACTGTTGAGAGGATCAGCCTGCTGCTGACTGATTAATTCAGCATCTGAGCAGAGGCTGATTGCCGTGATTTCATACATTGCCGTGATTTCATACTTCTAGGGGATGTTCTGCTGGTCGGGCGATCGCCTTCCCGATGATGAGGATTCAGACTTGTGACCCTGACCAGGTCAATCACTGCCACACGATGCGGCCATGAGGCGGGTACCATAGACCACTGCTAGCAAACCATTGTGGGGAAAGGTGAAGCGAGTCGTCATCCGGTGGGGAAATCATTACCGATACTTTGGAATGACCGGGGGTTCCAATTCCGATTGTCCCGGAGGTTGGGGTGTATCAATAACCACTTCTCCTTCACTGTGCAAGGTGCTGCTATGAAGCTTTCACCCTTTACCCACTACTATCTGCGTAAACTCTTGAGTGAGCGACTGGCTCAAGCTGAGACGCAGACCCCTTTGTCAGCCCAGGTTAGAGATACTAATCTTAACGCGGTGTTAGATGAACTCTACCGCAGTGAACTGAGTATCAGCATTGTGGTGAAAGAGTTAGAAAATCTGGTCACTAATCACCAATGGATCACAACCAAGCATGTCCATAGTCAAGCCAATACCTCGGCGATCGAGGATCGCATTCTGCAAATCTTTGAGCCAACGCCAACGGCTGAGCGATCGCAATTAGAGGCCACATTCGAGCATCCCCCTGACCTGGAACCCGCTCATTCCCCGCCGCTGCAAGCGCTCAAGGCTAAGTTGAATCGTCAGCCCTTAGGGGCATGGCTGGTCGAGGCAGGGCTGTTGACGCCTTACCAAGTTAAGGTTGCCCTTGTTGATCAGCAATATGAACCTCGTTATCGCTTTGGCGAAGTGTTATTATCGCGGGCCTGGATTAAGGTGACTACCCTGGAATTTTTCCTGCATCTGGAGCGGGCCTTTACGCCTGAATTCCATCGTCTTAAGCTGGGCCAACGTCTACAGGTTGCTGGATTAGTTGGCGAAACGGAAATCCAAGCCGCGATCGCCCAGCAGCAACAACAACGCCAACTGCGCTTGGGTCAAATCCTCTGCCGGCAGGGACTGATTCAACCCAAGACCGCTGATTTCTTTGCCCAGTTTTAGGGAAGTTTTCCCATTTCCCCCTGTCCGTGAGGCTTAGTCTAAATAAACCAGCAAACCTTGCTGGGTTGCGGCTGCCTGTTGCAGGAAGGTCCGTAATTTCTCGAACATAGCTCCACTGGCGGCCCGCAGTTCCGTATCCCCGTGCCCTTCCCCAAAGCCAGGATAGAGATCAGCCGCCTGTAAACGTTCGCTGGAACAGCGATCGGCAACAGTAGCGGCATCGATGGCGTCTACTAAGTCGGCGAGGGTCGTTACTTCCGAGGCCCACAAGGCCCGTGCTGGACCATAGCCTAAATCTTCTTCCCCAATCGGGATGCCCCCTGCCAACAGGAAACCGATTGGCCACGCACCTTCCCCCGCTTCCCCCGTCAGGATGTAGTGGAGAATGTGCCAATACTTGCCCAAATCCAGGTGATCGGGATCTGCCTCATCGGGTTCGGCGTCCACGATCCCATAAATGGCTTCTGGGTTAGCTAACAGTGCCTCAATCGTGGAATCCCTCACCAGCCGCAGGTGACCCATCATACTCATCAGCTCTACCTCCCCAGGCAGCGTGCCTACTAACCGACATGAGTTGCATCATTACTCAGGATAAACGGTGACTGTCGGGGGCGGTGATCCGGACAGCCGATCGCCTGTTCGGTCAACGCCAGATGGGGATGCACAGTACATTTCAGATGATAGTCGCCGGTAAAGTACTGGCAGCGGGCACAGGGAATGCGATGCAAGTGCTGGCTCCGACGTACCCCATCCCGTAGTGCTCCCCACACACTGACGACTACCATCAACACGAGTCCCCAGGCTAATACTGCACACAAGGGAATCAAGTAGGGTTGAAGTGCTGTCATGACTGCATGAAGGATAGGCAACACAAGCGACTCCTCATTAATTCTTCAAGTATTCAATCTGCAAGGGACAATCAGTGGCGATCGCTAGGGATTGGGGGTTAACCACGAATTTTTAACCACCAATTCCTGCTCGACTAACAAAACTCGAACTGCCCTCACCCCAACCCCTCTCCCAACGCGGGCGAGGGTTAAAGTCCCTTCGTCCCTAGTGGGAGAAGGGGTTTAGAAGTGAGGATAGAGAAGTGAGAAGTGAGGAAAACTGAGCGACTATCGCCGTTCGCTTTCCGCTCTTCTCTGTCCTCTGTCTTCTGTCTTCTGTCCTCTGTCCTCACGCGAGGGGCAAAGATTGGTCAGTCAATCAGCCACAAATTCTTAGGTATAGATACTTAAATCCTACAGAATAGACATGGCTAGAACTCTCGTTAAAACTATTGTTGCGATCGCGGGAGCGGTTGCCAAGTCTGCTTGGCCAAAATACAAATTTCCTAAATATCAATACCAAATATCAATTGTGGTTGAGGGTGACCGGCAACGGGGTTGAGTATCGATCAGGGGGATTGCTGCGTCGGTTGCCTCGCTATGGGGAAGCCAGCGATCGGGCAGTCCTGCGGCAACGGCCCCCGGCCATCGTGACGGCTAACAGTTAGGAGTGAATGTGATTGGCCCTAGCTGAGGGGAGGCAGTTGCTGCGATCGTCACACCGAAGGCAGCGAAACCTAAACTGCTCAAAAATACCGCCCAAAAGTTAAGACTTGCGTCAAAACTTGGGGGGATTGCTAGCGTTAGGGAAAGTAACCGACTAGAATAAAATCGTTCTCTCTCGATTTGGAAAGTTCTGCCGCGATTCGTGCAGCGTTCGCATATCCTCTGTGCAGGAGAATCCCTACGGGAATCCGTGAATGGCACGATCGTTGTGGGGCACTCAGGCGACAGCTAAACCAGCTCCAAGGAGGCTAACATAGCCTGGAACATAGCCTGGAGGAAAGCGTGATTTAAGAATGCGTGAGTACCTAACCTGAGTACGAACACCTAGTTCTTAAGCCGCCTATTGCCAACAGCTATTCCGTGGCCCCTGCCGACTGTACCTGAGTGCGATGCCTTGAGTGTCGTGATCGCGTAACGACGCCGATGGCAAAGGGCGGAACCTTCCTACATGCTGAGATGCTGAATTGCAAACCAAGGACTAAGCGCTACATGGATTTTTCGATTCGGACTCTTCTGTCAAACTTCACAGATGACAAATTAGTTGCTCCTAAAGCCCTGGAAAAAAAACTGGGGTGTGAAGAGGAAACCAGTCAACGCCAACTTCAGATTGCTCTGGATGCACTGGAAAAAATTGGCATCCTGACCAAAGAACGCGGTAAATATCGGCGGGTTATTGAAGAGGGGATTGTTGAAGGCAAACTGCGGTGTTCGAGTAAGGGGTTTGGCTTCGCGATCCAGGATGCTGAAGATGCCGACGACATTTACATCCGAGAGCAATATCTCAGCAATGCCTGGAATGGCGATCGCGTCCTGGTCAAAGTGATGCGAGAAGGGGGACGCAAGCGCAGTCCGGAAGGTGAAGTGCGGCTGATCCTGGAACGCTCCAATAGTTCAATCCTCGCAAAAGTCAAGCAAACAGAGACAGGCGGTTATCGGGCCGTGCCCCTAGACGATCGCCTCTTGTTTGAAATAGATCTGGTTCCCCAGACTGAGCCGGACCTGGCCACCGCCGTTGATCACCTGGTCAATGTGGCTGTCTTGCGGTATCCCCTGGGACAGCATCCCCCCCTAGGTAAGGTGGTCCAGATCCTGGGAACCGATGCGGAAGCAGCGGCTGATATTGACATTGTCTGTTGTAAGCACAGCCTGCCCCGCACCTTCCCCGATGCGGTGCTGCGGGCGGCGTCAGCGGTAGATCCCTCTGTGACCCAAGCGGATCTCAAGCAACGCGAAGATCTGCGCGAACTGCCGACGATCGCCTTTGTCGATACGAGATTAGCAACAGGGCCGATCGAATGCGCCTTCTCTCTGGCAAAGACCCAGGAGAATCATTGGCGGCTAGGAGTCCATGTTACTGATGTGACCCGTTTTGTCCCGGTGGAATCGGCGATCGATCGCGAAGCGCAACGACGGGGGGTGGCCATCCATCTGGACAAGTTACTCATTCCGATGCTGCCGGAGGCCATTGTTGCCGCCGCTGCCCTCCAACCCGGTGAAGACCGCTTGGCGATTTCACTACTGGCGACCCTCGATCGGGAAGGCCAATTGTTGGAATTTGAATTTCAGCCCACGGTGGTGCGGGTTGACCACAGCCTGAGTGCAGCCGAAGTAGCCGCGATCGTTGACCCCAATGCTAACGGTCAAACGGCGTCTCACTTGCCGACCGCGATTCAGGCTTTAGTCAAGCAATGTTTTGAACTCAGCCAGATTCTGAGGGAGGAACGGCGGCAACGGGGGGTATTTGAACTCAGCTTACCCTGCCAGACCTTGCCGGCAGCAACCCCCGATGCGCCGCCGATTGTTCTCACCCGCTTACCCTACGATGAGGTTGGCACAGCAGGGGTTGTTGTGACAGCCGCTTCCCCGCTACGGGCGATCGTCGCTGAACTGATCATGCTCACGAATCAACTAGCGGCTCTCCACTTCCGATCCCTGGCTGTGCCGGCTTTTTACCGGGTGCAGCCCCCCCCTGATCTGGAGGATGTGCAAGAGCTCATGCAACTGGCAGCGGGCTTGGGCGTCACCCTTTCCCTGGACGCGGAAGGCCAGGTGCGGCCACAGGACTATCAACAGTTTAGCCAGCAGTTTGTGGCAACGCCCTCCCAGCGGGTGTTAACTTACCTGCTGCTGGATACCCTTAAACCCGTGGCCTATAGCCCCGAACCGGGCATGAATTTCGGGTTGGCCCTCAACACGGGGTATGCCCAAATTACTGCACCGCTGGAACGCTATGCCGATCTGATGCAACTGCGCATTCTGCAAGCGATTTTTGCGGAAGGACGCGATCGCCGCTCTACGCGCTCGAAGGAGCGGGTTAACCTCCGCCATAGCTCCAGCCACGGGAAGGTGACCTGGAATGTGCTCCCCCCCGACACCCATCAGGAACTGATGAGTCAATTACAAACCCTGGTTGGTCCCCTCAATGAACGGGAACGTCTGGCCCAGGAAGCCGAGGCCGATCTAGCGGGGTTGAAAAAGGCTGAATTTATGAAGGCCCATACGGGCAGTGTCTTCCCTGGATTAGTGACAGGGGTGCAGTCCTATGGCTTCTTTGTGGAGATTGAAGATACGCTAGTAGAAGGGTTAGTACATGTCAGTTCCCTCAAGGATGACTGGTACGAATTTGATCCAAAGCAACAGCGATTAGTGGGGCGCAAGAGTCGCCGCCAGTACCGCCTCGGTGATCGGGTTGAGGTGCAAATCAAGAGTGTGGATTACTATCGCCAACAGATTGATCTCGGAGCCGTGGGTGGGGGCAGTGAAAGTACGGAAGCCATTGCTGCGGAAACTGAGGCGACCTCAGACGAGCCGGACGCTTCCGTCGCCGATCGTGGGCGGTTTGGCGGACGGCGGCGACGGCGGCATGATTACTCAGAAGAGGAATAGATGGGATCTTCAACGCGGAACCCGTCGCAGCAGCGGCAGCCACTGATTGTGGGGGTCACCGGTGCCTCCGGGTTAATCTATGCAGTGCGCACGCTGAAGTTTTTATTGGCAGCCGACTACGCGATCGAGCTAGTAGCCTCCAAATCTACCTATCAGGTCTGGCAAGCCGAAAGCCAGGTGCGGATGCCCGTCGATCTGAAGCAACAGGAACAATTCTGGCGGACCCAGGCCGACGTCCCCCAAGCGGGGAGCCTGACCTGTCATGCCTGGGGCAATGTGGGAGCCACGATCGCCAGCGGTTCCTTCCGCACCCTGGGGATGTTAGTGATTCCCTGTAGTATGAGTACTGTCGCCAAACTGGCCGCAGGACTGAGTACCGACTTGCTGGAGCGGGCCGCTGACGTGCAACTAAAGGAGGGGCGGCCCCTGGTGGTGGTGCCCCGCGAAACCCCGTTTAGCCTCATTCACCTACGGAACCTGACCACTTTGGCAGAAGCAGGCTGTCGGATTGTCCCCGCCATTCCTGCCTGGTATCACCAGCCCCAGACCATCCTAGATTTAGTCGATTTTGTCGTGGCTCGTGCCTTGGATCAATTCGCGATCGACTGTGTTCCCCTGAAGCGGTGGCAGGGGGGCAAGCAACCCACCGTGGGTGAGGTGTTTTGACGGTTGACTATTGATGGTTGATTTATGGTCAATCCAAATAAGAACGATACAGTTTTTCACTCCTCTCTGCCGCTCTGGGAAAGAGGCTGGGGGTGAGGGGGCTGTTTCAGCCTAAATGGCAATGACTATACTGTTGACTTCGCCACCGTATTACCAGTTAGGGGAAAACTGATGGCTGCCGGACGCCTGGTTTTGGTACTTGGATCGTTAGGAGTAATGGGCATCCTCCTAGCGCAGAATACCTCCGTGTCACTGCGATTGGTATTCCTGGGACAGCCCACACTCGCGTTGCCCTTGGGAGTATGGGTTGTCCTGGCAGGCTTAGCTGGGGCTGGGACGACGGGCGTATTAATCGTCCTTTTTCACTGGTCAAATCACCTAGCCCGACAGGCCACCAAACGAGCATTGCGAGCCGATCGGTTCGGAGGGCCTGTCCCAGCCTCCCCTGCTCCAGCGACAGCTTCACCGACGGCCCCCCCCCGTAATGCGGCTGGCGAACCATTCCAGACCCCCCCCCGTCCTAGCTGGCCTTGGTCTGCGGCACCTTCCCCGTCTACGCCCTCCCCTACCGGGGCCTCGCCCCCAACACCCGCAGCCACTGCTGCAACCGCCGCTGCCGCTCAACCCCCATCTCATCCGACGGAAGTTTGGGATGACTGGGTCGTGGACGATCGTGATCAGGATTGGGAAGATACCCCCCCTGTCCCAGAGACCACCCCACCCCACTCCACGCCAGCCACAGCACCATCCCGACCAGACGGTCACCGTGAACCCTTGCCCGACCCCCGCCCTAGCCGTCCTAGTTCCGTCTACTCCTACAGTTCGCAACAACTCCGGCAACCAGATGGGGAACGATTCGCCGCTGGACGTACTGCGCGAACCGAAGCAATTTATGATGCTGAGTACCGAGTTATTATCCCGCCCTACCGCGATCTGGAAGAAGATACCACTGCTACTGATTATGCTAGCTCTGATTATCCAGAACCTGACGATATTGATGAGGAGATTGACGAGATTGATGATGACTACGATGAACTAGGCATGGAGATAGATGAAAACGGCGAAGATGCCCTTGGCGATGAGGACGAAGAACCTGGCGATGAAGTGTTCGAGGATTGGGAGGAAGACACAGAATCTTCGGATTGGCCTCGCCACTAAGGGCAATTCCCCTTCGGGAAGCTGGGGCAACTCTCCATTGAAGAGGCTGGACGAACGGGTAACGTTTGTGCCGGTATCCTTGGCCCCTTACAAAAGACACTATGGCGAATAAAATCTGCCAACAGATGGGGAGGATCAAAGGCAGGATCTGATTTTCGTTGGACTAGACAACGGAGTCGCCAGAGAATATATCCCACAGCCCAACAAGCATCTGCCAAAGCGGTATAGAACAGTCCATGATTCTTGAGAAAATAACGCCGTCTGGACTCAAACCAATAGTCTGGTAAGCGTTTGGGGGGGCCATTACGCACAGTCACACCCGTACTCTGGCCGGCAATATGCATTACCTTGCTAGTTGGGACGTACCAACAAGACCAGTTTGCCCGCTGGGCTTGCAGGCAGAAGTCCGTTTCTTCAAAATAGAGGAAATAGCCTTCATCCATTAGGCCCACATCCTCAAATACCTGACGACGAATCATCATGCTGGCTCCTGGTAGCCAATCCACTTTGACGGCTGCGTCTGTCATCGCCTGTGTGAGGGTCCAGCGGGCTAATAACTTGGAAACAATCCCCAAACGTAAGCCCGAATCTAGCTCACTGAGAATATTTGGAAAGCGAAAAGCTTTTGCAAAGAGGGAACCATCCGCTTCTTCCAGCGAACTGCCACAAATCCCAACCTCTGGATGGGTTTCCATAAAGTCAATCAATGCTGGGGTTGCCCCAGGATACACACGAGTATCTGGATTGAGCAACCAGAAATAAGCGGGGGGTGCCTTTAGATATTTTGCTGCCTGGATGGCTAGATTGTTTCCATAGGCATAACCCCCATTATGATCAGAGGCGATCACTGTTATCCAGCTTTGCCAATCCTGCTCAAGAATAGTTTTTTGCAGGTGCTCAACTGAACCATCCTCTGAGTGATTATCAACAACTATCACGAGAAGATTTGCAACCGATTGCCTCTCATTTTCTAAAGATTTTAGACACTCGATCGTTAATTGAGATGAACGGTAGTTGACAATAACGACAACCACTAATGGCTGGCCGGCAGGAACTTCTTGCACAAATAGATTATTTTCTGTTTGTGAAGCTACTGTCATATAAACCTTGAAATTTTTTCAAAAAATCCGCAGAATTCCCATACCTAATTTACTCAGTACACAGTTAAGGTTTGGATCTCGATCCGACCGGCAGCCCTCATCCCCCAACCCCTTCTCTCAATTGGGGAGAAACAAACCCTCACCCGCAGACCGTCCCCATCCTACCCCTGTAAAACTGTACTTTATAATTGAGGTAAAGGCTGTAATATCTTAAAATCAAAAAGATGAGCATAGTGCTAGGTCTTACCTAAGAGCTGATCACGCAAGTTTTTAATCTGATCTCGATATTTGGCCGCTTCCTCAAATTCCAGATTTTTTGCGGCAGCCTTCATTTGGCCTTCCAATTGGGTGATGAGTTCGGGGATCTGTTCTAAAGGAAGTTCGCTTAAGTGCTCATAGGCAGTTTGCATCTCCTGAGCATTGAGACGGCGGGAAATTTCCAGAAACGAGAGAATGGCATTACTCGATCGCGGGCGGATGGGTTGCGGCGTTATCCCATACCTTTCGTTATAGGCCATTTGTATGGCACGGCGACGGTTGGTTGCTTCAATCGCGCGAGCCATACTATCAGTCATCGTGTCGGCATAGAGGATGGCTTGTCCTCGAATATGACGAGCAGCCCGACCAATGGTTTGAATCAGCGATCGTGTTGCCCGCAAGAAGCCCTCCTTATCGGCATCTAGAATGGCCACTAACGAGACCTCTGGTAAATCGAGTCCTTCCCGCAGTAAATTAACACCAATCAGGACATCAAACTCGCCTTGGCGCAGATCTTGCAGGATTTCAATGCGATCGATCGAGTGAATTTCCGAATGCAAATACCGTACCCGGATCTGGCGTTCCTGTAAATACTCAGTCAAATCTTCAGCCATGCGTTTGGTCAGCGTAGTAATCAGGACGCGCTCCTGGCGTTGCACCCGCTGTTGAATTTCGTTGTAAAGATCATCCACCTGGCCCTGGGTCGGTCGCACAAAAATTTCGGGATCGAGCACCCCCGTGGGGCGAATAACTTGCTCAACCACCCGCCCCGTGCCAGGAATATAGACTTTAGTTTCTAACTTGCCATTAGCAATCGTTTCAAAGGCTCCCCCCGACTGTGTCAATTCCCAATCCCCCGGTGTAGCCGATACAAAAATGCACTGATGCACCTTTTGCCAGAATTCCTCCGCTTTGAGCGGACGGTTATCTGCCGCACTGGGTAAGCGAAAGCCATGCTCAATGAGAACACGCTTGCGGGCCTGGTCACCGTTATACATCCCCCGCAGTTGAGGCACAGTAACATGGGATTCATCGATCACCAGCAACCAATCCTCGGGGAAATAATCAATTAAGCATTCAGGGGGTTCACCCGCCGCCCGTCCAGCCAGATGCCGGGAATAGTTTTCCACACCGTTGCAGTAGCCCACTTGCCGCAACATTTCCAGGTCGTAACGGGTGCGTTGCTCCAGCCGTTGAGCCTCTAGGAGTTTACCCTCAGCCTCCAGAATGTGCAGGCGTTCTTCAAGTTCTGCCGCGATCGCGTTGCAGGCTGCCTCAAGACGATCTGCTGGAGTCACAAAGTGGCGGGCCGGATAGATATTAACAGCTTCCAGACTTTGCAGAGTTGCGCCCGTAATCGGGTCAACATAGCGAATCGCGTCAATTTCATCACCAAAGAATTCTACCCGAATAATGCGATCCTCATAGGCAGGACCAATTTCCAGCACATCCCCTTTCACCCGAAAGCGCCCGCGTCCCAAGTCAAGATCATTGCGGGTATATTGCACAGTAGACAAATCGCGTAGAATCTGTCGCTGATCAGTTTCCATCCCCACCCGCAGGGGAATGGCTGCCTTGAGGTATTCCGAAGGCATTCCCAGACCATAAATACAACTGATTGATGCCACCACAATTACATCCCGTCGTTCAAACAGCGATCGCGTGGCCGAGTGGCGTAACATATCAATTTCTTCGTTGATGGAGGCACTTTTTTCAATATAGGTATCGGTAACCGGAATATAGGCTTCTGGTTGGTAGTAATCGTAATAGGAAATGAAGTATTCAACCGCATTATGGGGAAAGAATTCCCGCAGTTCATTACACAGTTGCGCCGCCAGGGTTTTGTTATGGGCAAGGACCAAGGTAGGTTTACCAATCTCAGCAATAACGCGGGCAATCGTATGGGTTTTGCCAGTTCCTGTGGCACCGAGGAGGGTTTGAAACGCATGTCCCTGGCGCAGAAGTTGGCTGAGTTGAGCGATCGCTTGGGGTTGATCTCCCGTCGGTTCAAAGGGGGCTTGAATTTGGAAGTTCATGTTGATCCTGGGTGGGGGCTTGCGGAGATAGCCAATCACTGTTCCTATGATGCCTATTTTCCCGGAAAAATCAGTAAAGTGAAAACATCGCTC
This DNA window, taken from Trichothermofontia sichuanensis B231, encodes the following:
- the mnmA gene encoding tRNA 2-thiouridine(34) synthase MnmA; the protein is MNLPSSQCAAPCVPSPNTTSPTKVVVGLSGGVDSSVAAALLVQQGYEVVGLTLWLMQGKGQCCSEGMVDAAAICEQLGIPHTIVDSRDRFQTHIVDYLVAGYGAGITPLPCSQCNKAVKFGPMLDYARNVLGATHVATGHYAQVRYDPARDRMQLLRAVDRSKDQSYFLYDLPQSILAYLMFPLGNQLKRDTRRIARDLGLRTAAKPESQDLCLVESHGSMRTFLDRYLAPKPGDIVDQDGNVLGQHNGIHHYTIGQRRGIGISAAHPLYVIGLDVARNQVIVGDRTQATQPDCTVRQVNWVSIAEPQTPIPATVQIRYRTPAIAATILPLPDARAKIVFKEPQFGVTPGQAAVWYEGDYLLGGGIIEPVTTAS
- a CDS encoding YfbM family protein, which encodes MSMMGHLRLVRDSTIEALLANPEAIYGIVDAEPDEADPDHLDLGKYWHILHYILTGEAGEGAWPIGFLLAGGIPIGEEDLGYGPARALWASEVTTLADLVDAIDAATVADRCSSERLQAADLYPGFGEGHGDTELRAASGAMFEKLRTFLQQAAATQQGLLVYLD
- a CDS encoding ribonuclease R family protein, with amino-acid sequence MAKGGTFLHAEMLNCKPRTKRYMDFSIRTLLSNFTDDKLVAPKALEKKLGCEEETSQRQLQIALDALEKIGILTKERGKYRRVIEEGIVEGKLRCSSKGFGFAIQDAEDADDIYIREQYLSNAWNGDRVLVKVMREGGRKRSPEGEVRLILERSNSSILAKVKQTETGGYRAVPLDDRLLFEIDLVPQTEPDLATAVDHLVNVAVLRYPLGQHPPLGKVVQILGTDAEAAADIDIVCCKHSLPRTFPDAVLRAASAVDPSVTQADLKQREDLRELPTIAFVDTRLATGPIECAFSLAKTQENHWRLGVHVTDVTRFVPVESAIDREAQRRGVAIHLDKLLIPMLPEAIVAAAALQPGEDRLAISLLATLDREGQLLEFEFQPTVVRVDHSLSAAEVAAIVDPNANGQTASHLPTAIQALVKQCFELSQILREERRQRGVFELSLPCQTLPAATPDAPPIVLTRLPYDEVGTAGVVVTAASPLRAIVAELIMLTNQLAALHFRSLAVPAFYRVQPPPDLEDVQELMQLAAGLGVTLSLDAEGQVRPQDYQQFSQQFVATPSQRVLTYLLLDTLKPVAYSPEPGMNFGLALNTGYAQITAPLERYADLMQLRILQAIFAEGRDRRSTRSKERVNLRHSSSHGKVTWNVLPPDTHQELMSQLQTLVGPLNERERLAQEAEADLAGLKKAEFMKAHTGSVFPGLVTGVQSYGFFVEIEDTLVEGLVHVSSLKDDWYEFDPKQQRLVGRKSRRQYRLGDRVEVQIKSVDYYRQQIDLGAVGGGSESTEAIAAETEATSDEPDASVADRGRFGGRRRRRHDYSEEE
- a CDS encoding flavin prenyltransferase UbiX; protein product: MGSSTRNPSQQRQPLIVGVTGASGLIYAVRTLKFLLAADYAIELVASKSTYQVWQAESQVRMPVDLKQQEQFWRTQADVPQAGSLTCHAWGNVGATIASGSFRTLGMLVIPCSMSTVAKLAAGLSTDLLERAADVQLKEGRPLVVVPRETPFSLIHLRNLTTLAEAGCRIVPAIPAWYHQPQTILDLVDFVVARALDQFAIDCVPLKRWQGGKQPTVGEVF
- a CDS encoding glycosyltransferase family 2 protein, giving the protein MTVASQTENNLFVQEVPAGQPLVVVVIVNYRSSQLTIECLKSLENERQSVANLLVIVVDNHSEDGSVEHLQKTILEQDWQSWITVIASDHNGGYAYGNNLAIQAAKYLKAPPAYFWLLNPDTRVYPGATPALIDFMETHPEVGICGSSLEEADGSLFAKAFRFPNILSELDSGLRLGIVSKLLARWTLTQAMTDAAVKVDWLPGASMMIRRQVFEDVGLMDEGYFLYFEETDFCLQAQRANWSCWYVPTSKVMHIAGQSTGVTVRNGPPKRLPDYWFESRRRYFLKNHGLFYTALADACWAVGYILWRLRCLVQRKSDPAFDPPHLLADFIRHSVFCKGPRIPAQTLPVRPASSMESCPSFPKGNCP
- the uvrB gene encoding excinuclease ABC subunit UvrB, which encodes MNFQIQAPFEPTGDQPQAIAQLSQLLRQGHAFQTLLGATGTGKTHTIARVIAEIGKPTLVLAHNKTLAAQLCNELREFFPHNAVEYFISYYDYYQPEAYIPVTDTYIEKSASINEEIDMLRHSATRSLFERRDVIVVASISCIYGLGMPSEYLKAAIPLRVGMETDQRQILRDLSTVQYTRNDLDLGRGRFRVKGDVLEIGPAYEDRIIRVEFFGDEIDAIRYVDPITGATLQSLEAVNIYPARHFVTPADRLEAACNAIAAELEERLHILEAEGKLLEAQRLEQRTRYDLEMLRQVGYCNGVENYSRHLAGRAAGEPPECLIDYFPEDWLLVIDESHVTVPQLRGMYNGDQARKRVLIEHGFRLPSAADNRPLKAEEFWQKVHQCIFVSATPGDWELTQSGGAFETIANGKLETKVYIPGTGRVVEQVIRPTGVLDPEIFVRPTQGQVDDLYNEIQQRVQRQERVLITTLTKRMAEDLTEYLQERQIRVRYLHSEIHSIDRIEILQDLRQGEFDVLIGVNLLREGLDLPEVSLVAILDADKEGFLRATRSLIQTIGRAARHIRGQAILYADTMTDSMARAIEATNRRRAIQMAYNERYGITPQPIRPRSSNAILSFLEISRRLNAQEMQTAYEHLSELPLEQIPELITQLEGQMKAAAKNLEFEEAAKYRDQIKNLRDQLLGKT